From a single Pseudalkalibacillus hwajinpoensis genomic region:
- the gndA gene encoding NADP-dependent phosphogluconate dehydrogenase has translation MSKQQIGVIGLAVMGKNLAMNIESRGYSVSVYNRSEEKTKEMMSEVEGRNFQDTYSIEEFVQSLETPRKILLMVKAGMPTDATIDQILPHLDQDDIIIDGGNAFFKDTQKRSEDLKEKGIRFIGTGVSGGEEGALNGPSIMPGGQPDAFSEVEDIFKAIAANVDGEPCTTYIGPDGAGHYVKMVHNGIEYGDMQLIGEAYYMMKHVLGLSTDELHEVFKEWNKGELDSYLIEITADIFTKKDPETGKALVDVILDTAGQKGTGKWTSQSALDLGVPLSIITESVFSRFISAMKDERVKASKLLTGPDVPAFDGNKEELIEKIRKALYLSKICSYAQGFAQMRSASDEYDWNLDYGSIAMIFRGGCIIRAGFLQNIKEAYDREPGLTNLLLDPYFKEIVESYQSAARDIVSLAVQRGIPVPGLASAIAYFDSYRSETLPANLLQAQRDYFGAHTYQRIDREGVFHTEWLED, from the coding sequence ATGTCAAAACAACAAATTGGCGTTATTGGTTTAGCTGTAATGGGGAAGAACCTCGCGATGAATATCGAGAGCCGAGGCTATTCTGTATCTGTCTACAACCGATCTGAAGAAAAAACAAAAGAAATGATGTCTGAAGTTGAGGGACGAAACTTTCAGGATACATATAGCATTGAAGAGTTCGTTCAATCACTTGAAACACCAAGAAAGATTTTGCTAATGGTGAAAGCAGGCATGCCAACTGATGCTACAATTGACCAAATACTGCCACACCTTGATCAAGACGACATTATCATCGATGGTGGTAATGCGTTCTTTAAAGACACTCAGAAGCGTAGTGAGGACCTGAAAGAAAAAGGCATTCGCTTTATTGGTACTGGAGTGTCCGGTGGTGAAGAAGGTGCACTTAACGGACCTTCTATCATGCCTGGTGGGCAACCAGATGCATTTAGCGAAGTTGAAGATATTTTTAAGGCAATAGCTGCAAATGTAGATGGTGAGCCATGTACGACATACATCGGTCCAGATGGGGCAGGTCACTATGTGAAAATGGTGCATAACGGTATTGAGTACGGTGATATGCAGCTCATCGGTGAAGCTTATTACATGATGAAGCACGTACTTGGTCTTTCAACAGACGAACTTCATGAAGTATTTAAAGAATGGAATAAGGGTGAACTTGATAGCTACCTGATTGAAATCACAGCTGATATCTTTACGAAAAAAGATCCTGAAACAGGGAAGGCCCTTGTTGATGTTATTCTTGATACAGCAGGACAAAAAGGTACTGGTAAATGGACAAGCCAGAGTGCGCTTGATCTAGGTGTGCCTCTTTCAATTATCACTGAGTCTGTATTCTCACGCTTTATTTCAGCTATGAAAGATGAGCGCGTAAAAGCAAGCAAGCTTCTTACAGGACCAGATGTACCAGCATTTGATGGCAATAAAGAAGAACTTATCGAGAAAATCCGCAAAGCTCTTTACTTGAGCAAGATTTGCTCTTACGCTCAAGGATTTGCTCAAATGCGTTCAGCATCTGACGAGTATGACTGGAACCTTGATTACGGCTCAATCGCTATGATCTTCCGCGGTGGTTGTATTATCCGTGCAGGCTTCCTACAAAACATCAAAGAAGCTTACGACCGTGAGCCAGGCCTAACGAATCTGCTTCTTGATCCTTACTTCAAGGAAATCGTTGAATCTTACCAGAGTGCTGCTCGTGATATCGTATCACTTGCTGTACAGCGTGGGATCCCTGTTCCTGGCCTTGCGAGCGCGATTGCTTACTTTGACAGCTATCGCAGTGAAACATTACCTGCGAACCTTCTCCAAGCTCAGCGTGACTACTTCGGTGCTCATACGTATCAGCGTATCGATCGTGAAGGAGTGTTCCACACAGAATGGCTTGAAGATTAA
- a CDS encoding DUF6254 family protein: MSQSKGQRERQFRKRKEAQNPHGKIKSLEQLSNETPPGK; the protein is encoded by the coding sequence ATGAGTCAGTCAAAAGGCCAACGTGAACGACAATTTCGTAAACGTAAAGAAGCGCAAAATCCACATGGTAAAATCAAATCGTTAGAACAGCTTTCCAATGAAACACCTCCAGGTAAGTAA
- the rpiA gene encoding ribose-5-phosphate isomerase RpiA, whose product MNEKKLAGEKAAAYVQDGMVVGLGTGSTVYFTLLKLAERVKEGLMIKGIPTSKETEAIAIEHGIPLIALQDVSSIDLTIDGADELNDDLTLIKGGGGALLREKIIAYHSTHMIVVADSNKSVSKLGTFPLPVEIVPFGYNKTVQSLEKLGCRVVIRNNASSPFLTDNGNYIVDCSFGEIPYPSTLHDKINQIPGVVDNGLFIGYANKAIVGQENDITFIEN is encoded by the coding sequence TTGAACGAAAAAAAGCTCGCGGGTGAAAAAGCGGCAGCTTACGTACAGGATGGTATGGTGGTCGGTCTTGGTACAGGCAGTACAGTTTATTTTACTTTATTGAAATTGGCGGAGAGGGTTAAGGAAGGACTAATGATAAAGGGTATACCCACTTCTAAGGAAACGGAAGCCATTGCAATCGAACATGGTATCCCGCTCATTGCTCTCCAAGATGTATCATCGATTGATTTAACTATTGATGGTGCTGATGAATTGAACGATGATCTTACGCTTATTAAAGGTGGTGGTGGTGCATTACTTCGCGAGAAGATTATTGCTTACCACTCGACTCATATGATCGTAGTTGCCGATTCAAATAAATCTGTTAGTAAGCTCGGCACCTTTCCGCTTCCTGTCGAAATTGTTCCTTTTGGATATAACAAAACAGTGCAATCTCTTGAAAAGTTGGGATGTCGTGTAGTCATTCGTAACAATGCCAGTTCCCCCTTCCTAACGGATAATGGAAATTATATCGTAGATTGCTCATTTGGAGAAATCCCTTACCCATCCACTTTACATGACAAGATCAATCAGATCCCGGGCGTCGTTGATAATGGATTATTTATAGGCTATGCTAACAAAGCCATTGTCGGGCAAGAGAACGACATCACCTTTATAGAAAACTAA
- a CDS encoding cyclase family protein, translating to MKMYDVSAPIYNGMTVYKNKEEKQPEINTNTNGHVTESRLSLDVHTGTHVDAPLHMMNDGATFETINMEDLVGQAKVIDVTNVKGAITDKDIESEDIQKGDFILFKSQNSFEDEFNFEFVFVGEDAARYLAERNIRGVGVDGLGIERSQPEHPTHRSLFEKDVIIMEGLRLKDVDPGQYFMVAAPLKLQGTDASPARVLLFEGLKEA from the coding sequence ATGAAAATGTATGACGTTAGCGCACCAATTTATAATGGGATGACTGTCTACAAAAACAAAGAGGAGAAACAACCTGAAATCAACACAAACACAAATGGCCATGTAACCGAATCTCGCCTTTCTCTCGATGTACATACCGGCACACATGTTGATGCACCTCTTCACATGATGAATGACGGCGCAACATTTGAAACCATTAATATGGAGGATCTCGTTGGTCAGGCTAAAGTCATTGATGTTACAAATGTTAAAGGTGCTATTACTGATAAGGATATTGAGTCAGAAGATATTCAAAAGGGAGATTTTATTCTCTTCAAATCTCAGAATTCATTCGAAGATGAGTTCAATTTTGAATTTGTATTCGTTGGCGAAGATGCTGCGCGTTATTTAGCCGAGCGAAATATACGTGGCGTTGGTGTTGATGGGCTTGGTATTGAACGTAGCCAGCCAGAACATCCGACACACCGTTCTCTTTTTGAGAAGGACGTCATCATCATGGAAGGGCTCCGTTTAAAGGACGTTGACCCAGGTCAGTACTTTATGGTTGCTGCTCCATTAAAGCTTCAGGGAACGGATGCATCACCAGCACGCGTCCTTCTATTTGAAGGATTAAAAGAAGCATAA
- a CDS encoding DUF420 domain-containing protein: MNDVKQRNYTPWIVGLSIAINVLVVILFFLPEYSGDVGFDITLLPLLNAVFNSFTFVFLVAALIFILQKNIKLHKRFIFAAFTTTALFLISYVTYHGLSESTSFGGEGIIRSIYFFILITHIVLAAAIVPLALITVTRGINMQVAKHRKIARWTMPIWLYVSITGVVVYLMISPYY; encoded by the coding sequence ATGAATGATGTAAAACAACGAAATTATACGCCATGGATTGTCGGTCTTTCAATCGCGATTAACGTGCTTGTCGTTATCCTCTTTTTCCTACCTGAGTATAGTGGAGATGTAGGGTTTGATATTACGCTATTACCATTGTTGAATGCAGTGTTTAACAGCTTCACGTTTGTTTTTCTAGTAGCTGCGCTTATTTTTATCCTCCAAAAGAATATTAAACTTCACAAACGGTTTATCTTTGCTGCTTTCACCACAACGGCGCTGTTTCTTATTTCTTATGTCACGTACCATGGATTGTCTGAATCCACTTCATTTGGGGGAGAAGGAATCATTCGATCGATCTATTTTTTTATATTAATCACTCACATTGTTCTTGCAGCAGCGATTGTGCCACTGGCATTAATTACAGTAACTCGTGGCATTAATATGCAGGTAGCAAAACATCGTAAAATAGCGAGATGGACAATGCCGATTTGGTTATATGTAAGTATTACCGGCGTGGTCGTATACCTGATGATTTCACCGTATTATTAA
- a CDS encoding universal stress protein, with the protein MKKYNKVLVAIDGSDLSIKALNEAIAMAKENPSLEVDVVTALNPTAQISSAVVYASILNELRKEAVDMLKGISEKLEVQLPNHKVKTIVLEGNPGNEIVKYADENNRDLIIMGSRGLNGLREWFLGSVSHSVLQRAHCPVLIIK; encoded by the coding sequence ATGAAAAAGTATAATAAAGTCCTGGTTGCCATTGACGGCTCCGACCTAAGTATCAAGGCACTTAATGAAGCGATCGCCATGGCTAAGGAAAATCCATCGCTTGAAGTCGACGTGGTTACGGCACTAAATCCTACAGCTCAAATCAGCTCTGCCGTTGTTTATGCTAGTATTCTAAACGAATTAAGAAAAGAAGCGGTTGATATGTTAAAAGGGATCAGCGAAAAGCTTGAGGTTCAACTTCCGAATCATAAAGTGAAAACAATTGTACTTGAAGGAAATCCCGGAAATGAGATCGTGAAGTATGCAGATGAAAACAACCGTGACCTGATTATTATGGGGAGCAGAGGACTAAACGGTTTAAGAGAGTGGTTTCTCGGTAGCGTAAGCCATTCTGTGCTCCAGCGTGCTCACTGTCCGGTATTAATTATTAAATAA
- a CDS encoding polysaccharide deacetylase family protein: MKKTRSLFLSTLILTGCQSQSVAFHEPSAEKSIVRSETTALASSLSNQRTLEILAEYKKQDPVEWGERVTGVKNRFITTNKEIALTFDACGGPHGSDVDEKLFTFLIDQQIPSTLFVNSRWIDENTGLFQELAAEPIFQIENHGTNHQPLSVNGRSAWGIMGTSSVNEVVQEITQNQDKITELTDKKPSLFRSGTAYYDDVSVNIANEIGVEVVNYTILGDAGATFSRDQVKDALIAASPGDIALLHANQPASETAEGLKLAVPILKKKGYSFVQLKNQNLQ, encoded by the coding sequence ATGAAAAAAACTCGTTCCTTATTTTTATCAACCCTAATTCTAACCGGCTGCCAGTCCCAGTCAGTTGCTTTCCATGAGCCCTCAGCTGAGAAATCAATTGTTCGCTCTGAGACCACCGCGCTCGCCTCCTCTCTTTCTAATCAGCGAACATTAGAGATATTGGCGGAATACAAGAAGCAGGATCCAGTTGAATGGGGCGAACGCGTCACTGGTGTAAAGAACCGTTTTATAACAACAAACAAAGAAATCGCTTTAACCTTTGACGCATGCGGAGGCCCACACGGAAGTGATGTGGATGAAAAATTATTTACCTTCTTAATTGACCAGCAAATTCCTTCAACACTATTCGTTAACAGCAGATGGATTGATGAAAACACTGGACTCTTTCAAGAGCTTGCCGCGGAGCCGATATTTCAGATCGAAAATCACGGGACGAATCATCAGCCCTTATCTGTTAACGGTCGTTCTGCGTGGGGGATAATGGGAACGTCATCCGTAAATGAGGTCGTCCAGGAGATTACACAAAACCAGGATAAAATCACGGAACTCACCGATAAAAAACCCTCACTCTTTCGTTCTGGAACAGCTTATTACGATGACGTGTCGGTTAATATTGCGAATGAAATCGGTGTTGAAGTCGTAAACTACACCATTCTTGGAGACGCTGGGGCCACCTTCTCGCGTGATCAGGTCAAAGATGCACTCATTGCTGCTAGTCCCGGTGATATTGCGCTTCTCCACGCGAACCAGCCTGCAAGTGAAACAGCTGAAGGTTTAAAATTAGCTGTTCCTATTCTTAAGAAAAAAGGTTATTCCTTCGTTCAACTGAAGAACCAGAATTTGCAGTGA
- a CDS encoding ATP-binding protein, translated as MEQSHLNLGDSSVLVSKHHTDPNLTCDDPILLKKLDALAYENKKLGMVNHLVAGVAHEIRNPLTIMKGFLQIIKPDLEKLNKSEIAELLLTEIHRTNELIEEFLSVARPAEHTKVKINLIPFLKNILLLYQSEAIINRCTLSHNLNHFNHPFYVMIDEGQFKQVFLNIIKNGLEAIQSANRDKGNISLSIFKRLNTVNIQIHDNGNGMDASTASKLFQPFFTTKKKGTGLGLFLCNQIIQNHRGSIRVKSTPSIGTTFFIQLPLLQTD; from the coding sequence GTGGAACAGTCTCATCTAAACCTAGGTGATTCCAGTGTTCTTGTGTCAAAACACCATACGGATCCGAATTTAACATGCGATGATCCCATCCTGCTTAAGAAACTTGACGCACTTGCCTATGAGAATAAAAAGTTGGGCATGGTAAACCATCTTGTTGCAGGAGTAGCTCATGAAATCAGAAATCCGCTTACAATCATGAAAGGCTTCCTACAAATTATTAAACCTGATCTAGAAAAGCTTAACAAAAGTGAAATTGCCGAGCTACTGTTAACAGAAATTCATCGAACCAATGAGTTGATTGAAGAATTTCTAAGTGTAGCACGCCCTGCTGAACATACCAAAGTAAAAATCAATCTAATACCCTTCCTGAAGAACATTTTGCTTCTTTACCAAAGTGAAGCGATTATAAACCGATGTACACTTTCACACAACTTAAACCATTTTAACCATCCCTTTTACGTCATGATTGACGAAGGTCAGTTTAAACAGGTTTTTCTCAATATTATTAAAAATGGGTTGGAAGCAATCCAATCTGCGAATCGTGACAAAGGTAACATTTCTCTATCCATCTTTAAACGACTGAACACGGTAAATATTCAAATCCATGATAATGGAAATGGAATGGATGCCTCCACAGCTTCAAAACTGTTTCAGCCATTTTTCACTACAAAGAAAAAAGGAACAGGACTCGGCCTATTCCTTTGTAACCAAATTATTCAAAATCACAGGGGAAGCATCCGAGTAAAAAGCACTCCGTCAATTGGCACAACATTTTTCATTCAGTTGCCCCTCCTTCAAACGGATTAA
- the deoD gene encoding purine-nucleoside phosphorylase codes for MSVHIGANQGDIAETILLPGDPLRAKYIAETFLEDVVCYNEVRGMLGFTGTYKGERISVQGTGMGVPSISIYVNELIQSYGVKNLIRVGTCGALKKEVNVRDVILAMSATSDSGVNRLQFNGMDFAPTANFDLLKHAYDAATEKEMAVHVGNVFTSDSFYRDNPEIFQQLADYQVLGVEMETSALYTIAAKFGVNALTVLTVSDHIVTGEETTSEERQSTFKDMMIIALEAALKQK; via the coding sequence ATGAGTGTACATATTGGAGCAAATCAAGGAGATATTGCTGAAACGATTCTATTGCCGGGAGATCCACTTCGTGCGAAGTACATTGCAGAAACGTTTTTAGAGGACGTTGTCTGTTATAACGAAGTAAGGGGAATGCTCGGGTTTACAGGTACATACAAGGGAGAAAGAATTTCTGTTCAGGGGACTGGGATGGGAGTGCCATCCATTTCAATTTATGTAAATGAATTGATTCAAAGCTACGGTGTTAAGAATTTGATTCGTGTTGGGACATGTGGCGCATTAAAGAAAGAAGTGAACGTTAGAGACGTAATTCTTGCGATGAGCGCAACGTCCGATTCAGGTGTAAACCGCCTGCAATTTAACGGGATGGATTTCGCACCAACTGCCAATTTCGACTTACTTAAGCACGCTTACGATGCTGCTACTGAAAAAGAAATGGCTGTCCATGTTGGGAACGTCTTTACAAGTGATTCCTTCTATCGTGATAACCCGGAAATTTTCCAGCAGCTTGCTGATTACCAGGTTCTTGGTGTAGAGATGGAAACGTCAGCGCTTTATACGATCGCTGCAAAATTCGGTGTGAATGCACTTACTGTTCTTACGGTTAGTGATCACATTGTAACTGGTGAGGAAACAACATCAGAAGAACGTCAGTCTACTTTTAAAGACATGATGATTATCGCTTTGGAAGCTGCGTTAAAGCAGAAGTAA
- a CDS encoding NCS2 family permease yields MKTKINFDFQSHDTSLKKEILAGITSFFTIVYIAAVNASILADAGIPFEAGMIATVLTSVVGCLLIGFYANAPIILVPGMGVNAFFTYTMVESMGLSWQVALASVFVAGILFAITAFTPLAGVLSKAIPRSLKEAITVGIGLFLTFIGLQKGGIVVSSDSTFVEMGNLGSAHVIATLVTLALTAILFIRNVKGHFLISMLAGTVLAWSLGLIETGQQVSFSIASYSSVFGAMSFNDILMVPFWIATFSMAMILVFENMGLLHGLLPDQSKFEKSYKANAISAISSGLFGTSPTVSTVESASGISAGGRTGLTSITTGLLFLTSLFFIPVFKIIPDSAIAPVLIIIGGLMITSIQNISLQDFSEGFPAFLIIVMIPLTYSIVDGIAFGFIAYPFLKIALGKGKEVPIPMYIIASLFFLNFFLHGI; encoded by the coding sequence GTGAAAACGAAAATTAACTTTGATTTTCAGAGTCACGATACTTCACTGAAGAAAGAAATTCTTGCAGGCATTACATCATTTTTTACAATTGTTTATATTGCAGCTGTAAACGCGTCAATCCTAGCTGATGCAGGAATTCCTTTTGAAGCAGGAATGATTGCAACTGTCCTAACCTCAGTGGTCGGCTGCCTGTTAATTGGTTTTTATGCAAATGCCCCTATTATCCTAGTCCCAGGGATGGGCGTTAATGCATTCTTTACGTATACTATGGTTGAATCGATGGGATTGAGCTGGCAGGTTGCCCTAGCATCTGTCTTCGTTGCAGGTATCCTTTTCGCCATTACAGCTTTTACACCACTTGCAGGTGTTCTATCAAAAGCTATTCCTCGTTCATTAAAAGAAGCCATTACCGTTGGAATTGGATTGTTTCTTACATTCATTGGTCTTCAAAAAGGCGGGATAGTTGTTTCAAGCGATTCAACCTTTGTTGAAATGGGGAATTTAGGATCTGCGCACGTGATTGCAACGCTCGTTACACTGGCGTTAACTGCAATTCTCTTCATTCGAAATGTCAAAGGTCATTTCTTGATCAGCATGCTTGCTGGTACGGTACTCGCCTGGTCTCTTGGCTTAATTGAAACCGGACAGCAGGTGAGCTTCTCGATCGCTTCATACAGTTCAGTCTTTGGAGCCATGTCATTCAATGACATTCTAATGGTACCATTCTGGATCGCTACGTTCTCAATGGCAATGATTCTTGTTTTTGAAAATATGGGGCTCCTTCACGGTTTACTTCCTGATCAATCCAAATTCGAGAAATCATACAAAGCCAATGCGATCTCAGCTATTTCTTCTGGGTTATTCGGCACAAGCCCGACAGTCTCAACAGTAGAGAGTGCATCCGGCATCTCAGCAGGTGGTAGAACAGGTCTAACGTCCATTACAACAGGATTATTGTTCTTAACCTCCCTGTTTTTCATACCAGTCTTTAAAATCATACCGGATTCCGCCATTGCACCTGTACTCATCATCATAGGTGGATTAATGATCACATCCATTCAGAACATTTCTTTACAGGATTTCTCGGAAGGGTTTCCTGCGTTCTTAATCATCGTGATGATCCCCCTAACCTACAGCATCGTCGACGGAATCGCATTCGGCTTCATCGCCTATCCGTTCCTGAAGATTGCTCTAGGCAAAGGAAAAGAAGTCCCAATTCCAATGTACATCATCGCAAGTTTATTTTTCCTCAACTTTTTCTTACATGGCATATAG
- the zwf gene encoding glucose-6-phosphate dehydrogenase, with protein MNQPSKQASVIVIFGATGDLAKRKLFPSLYNLYCKGVLAEDFAVVGVARRQLSNEEFRANVHDSVIHTACMDKNDKHEEFSSHFFYQPFDVTKKESYQDLKRLTESLDEKFDIPGNRIFYMAMAPEFFGTIALNLDSEGLIEGDGFNRLVIEKPFGHDFPSAQKLNDEIRQVFSEDEIYRIDHYLGKEMVQNIEAIRFANSLFEPLWNNRYISNIQVTSSETVGVETRGGYYEKSGALRDMVQNHMLQMVSLLAMEPPGSLTTEEIRGEKVKVLRALRGISTEEVKDYFVRGQYKQGEVDGETLPGYREENNVDEESNTETFVAAKLMIDNFRWAGVPFYIRTGKRMKSKSTKILIEFKDMPMNLYKNESGKLGPNILVINIQPEEGITLHLNVKDNGDMRKTTPIQLNFNNKQENNINSPEAYERLLHDVMRGDATNFTRWDEVALSWQFIDPISVSWANEKEQDFPNYPAGSMGPDAADRLLEKDDLHWWPLP; from the coding sequence ATGAATCAACCATCCAAACAGGCTTCTGTTATCGTCATATTCGGAGCTACAGGAGATCTTGCAAAACGCAAGCTATTTCCATCACTGTATAACCTCTATTGCAAAGGTGTGCTTGCAGAGGATTTCGCTGTTGTTGGCGTTGCCCGCAGACAGTTATCTAATGAAGAATTTCGTGCGAACGTCCATGATTCCGTGATTCACACCGCATGTATGGATAAAAACGACAAGCATGAAGAATTTAGCAGTCACTTCTTCTATCAGCCATTCGACGTAACGAAGAAGGAATCTTACCAGGATCTTAAAAGATTAACGGAATCGCTTGATGAGAAATTTGATATTCCAGGTAATCGTATTTTCTACATGGCGATGGCGCCTGAATTCTTTGGCACGATTGCACTAAACCTTGATTCCGAAGGACTCATTGAAGGTGATGGGTTTAATCGCCTTGTTATTGAAAAGCCTTTCGGACATGATTTCCCATCTGCTCAAAAGCTTAACGATGAAATTCGTCAGGTTTTCTCAGAAGATGAAATCTATCGAATTGACCATTATCTCGGTAAGGAAATGGTGCAAAACATTGAAGCGATTCGATTCGCCAATTCATTATTTGAACCACTCTGGAATAACCGTTATATATCCAATATCCAGGTGACATCCAGTGAAACAGTAGGAGTTGAAACACGCGGCGGTTACTATGAAAAATCCGGAGCGCTACGTGACATGGTACAAAACCATATGCTTCAAATGGTCTCCCTTCTTGCGATGGAACCACCTGGTAGTCTAACGACTGAAGAAATCCGCGGTGAAAAGGTTAAAGTTCTTCGTGCACTTCGAGGAATAAGCACTGAAGAAGTGAAGGATTACTTTGTTCGCGGTCAGTATAAACAGGGTGAAGTCGATGGAGAGACACTTCCTGGCTACCGTGAAGAAAATAATGTAGATGAAGAATCAAACACAGAAACATTTGTGGCTGCGAAGTTGATGATTGATAACTTCCGCTGGGCAGGCGTTCCATTCTACATTCGAACAGGTAAACGAATGAAAAGTAAATCCACTAAAATTCTTATTGAGTTCAAAGACATGCCGATGAACCTTTATAAGAATGAAAGTGGTAAACTAGGACCGAACATTCTCGTTATTAACATTCAACCTGAAGAAGGCATCACGCTTCATTTGAACGTCAAGGATAATGGCGATATGAGAAAAACAACGCCAATTCAACTAAACTTTAATAACAAGCAGGAAAACAACATCAACTCTCCAGAAGCCTACGAGCGTCTTCTTCATGACGTCATGCGTGGCGATGCAACCAACTTCACTCGATGGGATGAAGTTGCACTCTCATGGCAGTTCATTGACCCTATTTCAGTATCATGGGCAAATGAGAAAGAACAGGACTTCCCTAACTATCCTGCAGGATCAATGGGCCCTGATGCAGCAGACCGTTTGCTAGAGAAAGACGATCTGCATTGGTGGCCATTGCCATAA
- a CDS encoding purine/pyrimidine permease, which translates to MRNTLSALQWAVFMIAGSIVAPVAIASLFHLDPAMSAGFVQRTMFVLGVAGILQVTLGHRLPINEGPAGLWWGVFVLYAGLSSAIFGSEMETLQALELAMIASGIIFILLSAFGMVEKLSRLFTPVVTGVYLLLLVAQLSGSFLNGMMGVGYLGEGIDLRIAGLSLLLVLISIWFSRSMPAMIQQYSILIILIIGWVIFALLGLAKPVSIPEGGPVAFPQIFAFGYPSWDSGMIVTAALVTLLLLTNMIASIRVVEEVLSRLTSQKPMGRYRQAGFISGINQMLGGVFSAVGSVPISGAAGFILTTGLKRRLPFIIGSGLIIIISLFPTLMAFFAALPEPVGYAVIFIVFVNMVGIAFNEFKKDSSEGKPFIIGISFMVGIGTMFIPPEAFQDAQPITASLLNNGLILGSLTAMITEQVLFRKKPQDHS; encoded by the coding sequence ATGCGTAATACGTTATCTGCTCTTCAATGGGCAGTATTTATGATTGCAGGATCAATCGTGGCACCCGTAGCGATCGCCAGCCTGTTCCACTTAGATCCAGCCATGTCGGCAGGATTTGTGCAAAGAACGATGTTTGTCCTTGGCGTGGCAGGTATTTTGCAGGTTACTCTTGGGCATCGACTGCCAATTAATGAAGGGCCAGCTGGATTATGGTGGGGTGTTTTTGTTTTATACGCTGGACTGAGCTCTGCGATCTTTGGTTCAGAAATGGAAACGTTACAGGCACTTGAACTTGCCATGATTGCAAGTGGAATTATCTTTATTCTACTTAGCGCTTTCGGAATGGTAGAGAAGTTATCACGTTTATTCACTCCTGTTGTAACAGGGGTTTATCTTTTACTCCTGGTTGCACAGCTAAGCGGCTCATTTCTAAATGGCATGATGGGTGTGGGCTATCTTGGAGAGGGGATTGATTTACGAATTGCCGGGTTATCTCTTCTCCTTGTTCTCATTTCAATTTGGTTCTCAAGATCGATGCCAGCGATGATTCAGCAGTATTCCATTTTGATTATCTTAATCATTGGCTGGGTTATATTTGCGCTGTTAGGACTTGCGAAGCCTGTTTCAATTCCTGAAGGTGGACCTGTCGCTTTTCCGCAAATCTTTGCTTTTGGTTATCCAAGCTGGGATTCTGGAATGATTGTAACGGCTGCCCTGGTAACGTTGCTGCTCTTAACGAACATGATTGCGAGTATTCGTGTCGTTGAAGAAGTGTTAAGTAGACTAACGAGTCAAAAGCCGATGGGACGTTACCGTCAGGCTGGGTTTATCTCAGGAATTAATCAAATGCTGGGGGGAGTTTTTTCAGCAGTAGGTAGCGTGCCGATTTCAGGTGCTGCTGGTTTCATCTTGACCACAGGTCTCAAACGCAGGCTTCCATTTATTATTGGAAGTGGACTAATCATTATCATAAGTCTTTTTCCTACTCTAATGGCGTTCTTTGCTGCGCTTCCTGAACCAGTCGGCTATGCCGTTATTTTCATTGTCTTCGTAAACATGGTTGGAATCGCGTTTAATGAGTTTAAAAAGGATTCATCTGAGGGAAAACCATTTATAATAGGGATTTCCTTTATGGTTGGGATTGGCACGATGTTTATTCCCCCTGAAGCGTTCCAAGATGCCCAACCTATTACGGCTTCCCTTTTAAATAACGGTTTAATTCTCGGCTCATTAACAGCAATGATCACTGAGCAGGTTCTTTTCAGAAAGAAACCTCAAGACCATTCGTGA